One Clostridium estertheticum DNA segment encodes these proteins:
- a CDS encoding ATP-binding protein, whose amino-acid sequence MNFKDTLQSAELVIETDEVPIIVGESGIGKTALAKELAKKKGWSLVIIDGNLLKEGEIGGLPTVEDHSFKDAKGRAISKKNTVYAVHTKLQEIDSLIHDGKEVFLFIDEINRCEHTVQQELMNLILNRDINGYKLDDKVKILAAMNPSSKYGDDVDYQVVDMDAAQENRFVWLYMESDSKAWLTWAIENNLEEKVIEFISTFPEYLQSTLKGEQIKATPRSFERVSKSYMIYKKNCDKIPKRVFLNILKGNLGDRIAHEFMAFAQENNKPLISYEEVFANAQLSQEIIAKAKKESHTRLYLIAKNILHNLDRKETSDSDIERFVEFLGCYPVDLGIGIMQDIKESYNGVYKLCLENEAFVEMYFKAYNEIKG is encoded by the coding sequence ATGAATTTTAAGGATACATTACAAAGCGCAGAGCTTGTTATAGAAACAGATGAAGTTCCAATAATTGTAGGGGAAAGTGGTATAGGAAAAACTGCCTTAGCTAAAGAACTAGCAAAAAAGAAAGGTTGGAGCCTAGTTATTATAGATGGAAACCTTTTAAAGGAAGGGGAAATAGGCGGTCTCCCAACAGTTGAGGACCATAGTTTTAAGGACGCCAAAGGTAGGGCTATTAGCAAAAAAAATACTGTTTATGCGGTTCACACAAAGCTGCAGGAAATAGATAGTTTAATTCATGATGGCAAAGAAGTGTTTTTATTTATTGATGAAATAAACCGTTGTGAGCATACAGTGCAACAAGAACTTATGAATCTTATATTAAACAGAGATATAAATGGGTATAAGCTTGATGATAAAGTAAAAATATTAGCTGCAATGAACCCTTCTAGTAAATATGGAGATGATGTTGATTATCAAGTAGTTGATATGGATGCAGCGCAAGAAAATAGATTTGTTTGGCTTTATATGGAGAGTGATTCAAAAGCTTGGTTGACCTGGGCTATTGAAAATAACCTAGAGGAAAAGGTTATAGAGTTTATATCTACATTTCCAGAATATTTACAAAGTACATTAAAGGGCGAGCAAATAAAAGCAACTCCTAGAAGCTTTGAACGGGTTTCTAAAAGCTATATGATTTACAAAAAAAATTGTGATAAGATTCCTAAAAGAGTATTTTTAAATATTCTAAAAGGAAATTTAGGGGATAGAATTGCTCATGAGTTTATGGCTTTTGCACAGGAGAATAATAAACCTCTAATTTCTTATGAAGAGGTGTTTGCAAATGCACAATTATCACAAGAGATTATTGCAAAAGCGAAAAAAGAAAGCCACACTAGATTATATTTGATTGCAAAGAATATTTTACATAACTTAGATAGAAAAGAAACTTCAGACAGTGATATAGAAAGATTTGTAGAATTTTTGGGGTGTTATCCTGTGGATCTAGGAATAGGGATTATGCAGGATATTAAAGAAAGTTATAATGGTGTTTATAAGTTATGTTTGGAAAATGAAGCTTTCGTTGAAATGTATTTTAAGGCCTATAATGAGAT